The Sporolituus thermophilus DSM 23256 nucleotide sequence TAGACTCGTCCAACCGGGTGATAAGGTAATAATTATTACTTATGCAATGATGGATGAAACCGCGGCGCGCACTTTCCGGCCGACCGTAGTATTCCTGGATGATGCCAATCGTATTGTTGAAACTAAGCGGCAAGAGCGGCACGGCGAATTTGGCTAACAGGAATTGACATAGCGTTAACTTCGGCTTATGATAAAGGTGACAATCTACAGGGGAGGTAGCGCTGTGCGAACGCGCATTTTGGAACTGCTGCGCCAGCATGCCGGCCACTATGTTTCGGGCGAGGAAATATCTAAACAGCTGGCGGTATCGCGCACCGCCGTTTGGAAACATATCCAGGCGCTCAAAAACGCAGGATATGATATTGAGGCCCATTCGCGGCTTGGTTATTCGCTCCGCCAAGCGCCCGACCTGTTGTTGCCGGCGGAAATTGCCGCCCGGCTCAAAACGACGGTGTTTGGCAAAGAAATACGCTATTTCGCCGAAATTGGCTCGACCAACAATGAGGCGAAACGGTTGGCCGCCGAAGGCTGCCCGGAGGGACTGATTGTCGTTGCCGAAGCGCAAAACACCGGGCGGGGGCGCTTGGCCCGCGGCTGGTTTTCGCCATTCGGCAAAGGCATTTGGCTGTCGGTGGTGCTCAGGCCGTCGTTTCATCCTCTGGATGCGCCGAAATGTACGTTAATGGCCGCCGTTGCCCTGACAAAGGCGATCCATAAGGTGACGGATGCGCCGTGCGGCATTA carries:
- a CDS encoding biotin--[acetyl-CoA-carboxylase] ligase; this translates as MRTRILELLRQHAGHYVSGEEISKQLAVSRTAVWKHIQALKNAGYDIEAHSRLGYSLRQAPDLLLPAEIAARLKTTVFGKEIRYFAEIGSTNNEAKRLAAEGCPEGLIVVAEAQNTGRGRLARGWFSPFGKGIWLSVVLRPSFHPLDAPKCTLMAAVALTKAIHKVTDAPCGIKWPNDILYEGKKLVGILTEMSAEMDAINYVVIGMGINVNIAPDEFPPELRDIATSVAAAAGRPVSRLALLAEVLAELETVYCLAVSQGFDPVLDEWRKLSITLGQQVNVLAPGETFTGIAVNIDNEGALLVDTGQGVRRVLAGDVSIRPPT